From Drosophila suzukii chromosome 2R, CBGP_Dsuzu_IsoJpt1.0, whole genome shotgun sequence, a single genomic window includes:
- the Sec31 gene encoding protein transport protein Sec31A isoform X4 has product MKIKELQKTVNIAWSPAQQQQILLAAGTAAQQFDSNANSTLELYSPNFSDATYDLELKASVASQYKFQKLIWSPVGSHPSGLIVGGCEAGQINIYSADKLLAGKEEPLLKRQDKHTGAVSGLDFNPFQNNLLASCASESEILIWDLNNPETSMSPGAKTQPLEDVKNVAWNRQVQHILASVFSTRCVIWDLRKSQQIIKLSDSQSRVRWHAIEWHPEAATQVWLASEDDQAPVVQLWDLRYATAPAKTYQIHERGVLGMSWCLQDNDLMVSCGKDNRIYCWNPNTKIPEGEILSEVATTASWYSDVQFCPRNPALIASASLEGAVSIYSLHGGTHHLVQTANKIADSFPGMDQFAQEPIPQQATQVVYHDLTHAPKWMKRPCGVAFGFGGKLVSFDGTSKTVKVQQLTTESALVERANALERSLVDANYSEYCRQRADETADQHGRYVWYFIKANFELNPKEEMLNLLGYNKDDTDSKFSKFIKETEGNSQSDVDTLTTRISTLTHTQDNKFDGNSIEPQNHNDFVTPPRPQFKVPSGDHSDSLIAEAILTGNVEAAVELCLEAQRIPEALIIASTAGIETLTRTQSRYLLQQKNELSHVISALVSRDWLDFVNRCTVDSWREALVAALKHSERKVVDICERLGDRLLSECASSVEFTRNAMLCYICAGSIDKLVTAWYQLKRLEQQNPGYKPNTTELQDLAEVVMLMCKSLEQQGISVDLAGRFAGFLTEYGGLLASQGALTAALQYITTLGGGAANENDILQNLRDRINNAVNLDYSQPQAPVAAAPVGYQQQRGRGSFSQPQPAVPLPYGQPSNQFGQPGWNAHAPVPPLQTAYPGAQQAQPPPQIFNPQPIKPEPLSQPPRPLSNASSTGGPPPAGGAASSSGSGLSGRSKYVLDPSVAAPTSSYGMPYNPVPAPVPSAVPFSGGGVPGPAPQPASVPTYNSNAFNTNPIASAQSYNPSPFMGTQQNQFLPGVNPIETLPPQAAPPVIQNVQRNPTPPPGWNDPPALKSSRVPKPKPVVEPSAAIFHPLFPVDPNQNQNGYVDPAQYQNAPPTGSVPNSYYNPAAFNNNPQQQQQSYLQPQQQQLNLQPSGIPNQGGPQQQNWQGQQQTLGYTEQPAPIQQQRQPEPPKEKPPLPEEYIYLQTVLEELKNRCLGATNDPRTKRKFVDVVKRLENLYDCLRDGKLTPTTVQYLNQIIQYIQISDYANALEIHTRIAFGTDFAQCAGFMQGLKVLLQSASELHLVLR; this is encoded by the exons ATGAAAATCAAGGAACTGCAGAAGACGGTGAACATCGCCTGGTCGCcggcgcagcagcagcagattcTCCTGGCTGCCGGCACCGCCGCCCAGCAGTTCGACTCCAATGCAAATTCCACCTTGGAGTTGTATTCCCCGAACTTCAGCGACGCCACCTACGATCTGGAGCTAAAGGCTAGCGTGGCCAGCCAGTACAA GTTCCAAAAACTCATCTGGAGCCCTGTGGGATCACATCCCAGTGGCCTGATTGTGGGCGGCTGCGAGGCGGGGCAGATCAACATATACTCAGCTGACAAGCTGCTCGCCGGCAAAGAGGAGCCGCTCCTCAAGCGTCAGGATAAGCACACGGGCGCCGTCAGTGGACTGGACTTCAATCCGTTTCAGAACAACCTGCTGGCCTCGTGCGCCTCCGAGTCGGAAATCCTAATATGGGACCTCAACAACCCGGAAACGAGCATGAGCCCCGGCGCCAAGACACAACCGCTGGAGGACGTGAAGAACGTGGCCTGGAACCGGCAGGTGCAGCACATCCTGGCCTCCGTGTTCAGCACGCGCTGCGTGATCTGGGATCTGCGCAAGAGCCAACAGATCATCAAGCTCTCCGACTCACAGTCTCGTGTTCGGTGGCACGCCATCGAGTGGCATCCGGAGGCGGCCACGCAAGTCTGGCTGGCCTCCGAGGACGACCAGGCGCCGGTTGTGCAGCTGTGGGATCTTCGATATGCCACGGCTCCAGCGAAAACGTACCAGATTCACGAGCGTGGAGTACTGGGAATGTCGTGGTGCCTGCAAGACAACGATCTGATGGTTTCGTGTGGCAAGGACAACCGAATCTATTGCTGGAACCCCAACACAAAGATTCCAGAGGGAGAAATTCTCTCTGAGGTAGCGACCACGGCCTCCTGGTATTCTGACGTGCAGTTCTGCCCACGGAATCCTGCTCTGATTGCCAGCGCCAGTTTGGAGGGAGCTGTTTCCATTTACTCCCTGCATGGAGGCACTCACCACCTTGTGCAGACCGCCAACAAGATTGCCGACTCGTTTCCGGGAATGGATCAGTTCGCCCAGGAACCAATTCCGCAGCAGGCAACACAAGTGGTCTACCATGACCTGACCCATGCACCCAAGTGGATGAAGCGACCCTGTGGCGTTGCCTTTGGG TTTGGTGGCAAGCTGGTCAGCTTTGATGGCACCTCGAAGACGGTTAAGGTTCAACAGCTGACCACCGAATCTGCTTTGGTGGAGCGAGCCAATGCTTTGGAGCGCTCTCTTGTCGATGCCAACTACTCGGAATACTGCCGGCAGAGGGCCGACGAGACCGCTGATCAGCACGGACGCTACGTCTGGTACTTCATCAAGGCGAACTTTGAGCTTAACCCTAAGGAGGAAATGCTCAATCTTTTAG GCTACAACAAAGACGACACCGACAGCAAGTTCAGCAAGTTTATCAAGGAAACTGAGGGAAACTCGCAATCGGATGTGGATACGCTCACAACCCGCATCTCGACTCTTACCCAT ACGCAAGACAACAAGTTTGATGGAAATTCAATCGAACCACAAAATCACAACGACTTTGTCACACCTCCGAGGCCGCAGTTCAAGGTTCCCAGCGGAGATC ACTCGGATAGCTTGATTGCAGAGGCCATACTAACAGGCAATGTGGAAGCTGCCGTGGAACTCTGCCTGGAGGCGCAACGCATTCCGGAAGCTTTGATCATCGCCTCGACGGCTGGCATTGAGACGCTGACCCGCACTCAATCGCGCTACCTGCTGCAGCAGAAGAACGAGCTGTCGCACGTCATCTCCGCCTTGGTATCCCGTGACTGGCTGGACTTTGTCAACCGATGCACTGTGGACTCGTGGAGGGAGGCCCTGGTGGCCGCCTTGAAACACAGCGAGCGCAAGGTAGTGGACATCTGCGAGCGCCTTGGTGACCGCCTTTTGAGTGAGTGCGCCTCTAGCGTCGAGTTTACGCGCAATGCCATGCTCTGCTACATTTGCGCCGGCAGCATCGACAAGCTGGTGACCGCCTGGTACCAGTTGAAACGTCTGGAGCAACAGAACCCCGGTTACAAGCCCAACACCACGGAGCTACAAGACCTGGCCGAGGTGGTGATGCTAATGTGCAAGTCCCTGGAGCAGCAGGGAATATCCGTGGATCTAGCAGGCCGCTTTGCTGGCTTTTTGACTGAGTACGGCGGTCTTCTGGCCTCCCAGGGGGCTCTGACTGCAGCCTTGCAGTACATAACCACCTTAGGTGGTGGAGCTGCCAATGAGAACGATATTCTGCAGAACCTGCGAGATCGCATCAACAACGCTGTCAATCTGGACTATTCCCAGCCACAGGCAccggttgctgctgctccagTTGGCTACCAGCAACAGCGAGGTCGGGGATCGTTCTCACAGCCGCAGCCTGCGGTTCCGTTGCCCTACGGCCAGCCGTCTAATCAGTTTGGGCAGCCAGGCTGGAATGCGCATGCGCCTGTGCCTCCATTACAGACCGCCTATCCAGGAGCTCAGCAGGCTCAACCGCCGCCGCAGATCTTTAATCCGCAGCCAATTAAGCCTGAGCCTTTGTCCCAACCACCGCGCCCACTCAGCAACGCCAGTTCCACAGGTGGTCCTCCCCCGGCAGGAGGAGCAGCTTCCTCTAGCGGATCGGGACTTTCTGGGCGCTCAAAATACGTACTGGATCCATCTGTGGCAGCTCCTACCAGTTCCTATGGCATGCCCTACAACCCAGTACCTGCCCCCGTTCCATCGGCCGTTCCCTTCAGCGGCGGTGGAGTACCTGGGCCTGCACCCCAACCCGCGAGTGTGCCAACCTATAATAGCAACGCATTCAACACGAATCCAATTGCGTCTGCCCAATCCTATAATCCATCGCCATTTATGGGGACCCAACAGAATCAATTCCTGCCCGGTGTTAATCCAATTGAAACCTTGCCACCACAAGCTGCGCCACCGGTCATCCAGAATGTGCAACGCAATCCCACGCCTCCCCCGGGCTGGAACGATCCTCCTGCACTGAAATCATCGCGTGTG CCCAAGCCAAAGCCAGTGGTTGAACCAAGTGCTGCCATCTTCCATCCCCTATTTCCAGTCGATCccaatcaaaatcaaaacgGCTATGTGGACCCCGCTCAATATCAG AATGCGCCACCGACTGGAAGTGTGCCTAATTCATACTACAATCCGGCTGCCTTTAACAACAatccccagcagcagcagcaatcgTATCTCCAGcctcagcagcagcaactcaACTTGCAGCCTTCGGGCATTCCGAACCAAGGAGGTCCGCAGCAGCAGAACTGGCAGGGACAGCAGCAGACCCTTGGCTACACCGAGCAGCCAGCTCCCATCCAGCAGCAGCGCCAACCGGAACCTCCCAAGGAGAAGCCGCCACTTCCCGAGGAGTATATCTACTTGCAGACGGTGCTGGAGGAGCTGAAGAACCGATGCCTAGGCGCAACGAATGATCCG CGCACAAAACGCAAGTTTGTTGATGTTGTAAAGAGACTGGAAAATCTCTACGACTGCCTACGCGATGGCAAG CTTACTCCCACAACGGTGCAATATCTGAATCAAATAATACAGTACATTCAAATATCAGACTACGCCAATGCTCTGGAAATCCACACCCGGATTGCCTTCGGAACGGACTTTGCGCAGTGTGCGGGCTTTATGCAGGGACTGAAGGTCCTTCTGCAATCCGCGTCCGAGCTGCATTTGGTTCTGCGCTAG
- the Sec31 gene encoding protein transport protein Sec31A isoform X3 — protein MKIKELQKTVNIAWSPAQQQQILLAAGTAAQQFDSNANSTLELYSPNFSDATYDLELKASVASQYKFQKLIWSPVGSHPSGLIVGGCEAGQINIYSADKLLAGKEEPLLKRQDKHTGAVSGLDFNPFQNNLLASCASESEILIWDLNNPETSMSPGAKTQPLEDVKNVAWNRQVQHILASVFSTRCVIWDLRKSQQIIKLSDSQSRVRWHAIEWHPEAATQVWLASEDDQAPVVQLWDLRYATAPAKTYQIHERGVLGMSWCLQDNDLMVSCGKDNRIYCWNPNTKIPEGEILSEVATTASWYSDVQFCPRNPALIASASLEGAVSIYSLHGGTHHLVQTANKIADSFPGMDQFAQEPIPQQATQVVYHDLTHAPKWMKRPCGVAFGFGGKLVSFDGTSKTVKVQQLTTESALVERANALERSLVDANYSEYCRQRADETADQHGRYVWYFIKANFELNPKEEMLNLLGYNKDDTDSKFSKFIKETEGNSQSDVDTLTTRISTLTHQTQDNKFDGNSIEPQNHNDFVTPPRPQFKVPSGDHSDSLIAEAILTGNVEAAVELCLEAQRIPEALIIASTAGIETLTRTQSRYLLQQKNELSHVISALVSRDWLDFVNRCTVDSWREALVAALKHSERKVVDICERLGDRLLSECASSVEFTRNAMLCYICAGSIDKLVTAWYQLKRLEQQNPGYKPNTTELQDLAEVVMLMCKSLEQQGISVDLAGRFAGFLTEYGGLLASQGALTAALQYITTLGGGAANENDILQNLRDRINNAVNLDYSQPQAPVAAAPVGYQQQRGRGSFSQPQPAVPLPYGQPSNQFGQPGWNAHAPVPPLQTAYPGAQQAQPPPQIFNPQPIKPEPLSQPPRPLSNASSTGGPPPAGGAASSSGSGLSGRSKYVLDPSVAAPTSSYGMPYNPVPAPVPSAVPFSGGGVPGPAPQPASVPTYNSNAFNTNPIASAQSYNPSPFMGTQQNQFLPGVNPIETLPPQAAPPVIQNVQRNPTPPPGWNDPPALKSSRVPKPKPVVEPSAAIFHPLFPVDPNQNQNGYVDPAQYQNAPPTGSVPNSYYNPAAFNNNPQQQQQSYLQPQQQQLNLQPSGIPNQGGPQQQNWQGQQQTLGYTEQPAPIQQQRQPEPPKEKPPLPEEYIYLQTVLEELKNRCLGATNDPRTKRKFVDVVKRLENLYDCLRDGKLTPTTVQYLNQIIQYIQISDYANALEIHTRIAFGTDFAQCAGFMQGLKVLLQSASELHLVLR, from the exons ATGAAAATCAAGGAACTGCAGAAGACGGTGAACATCGCCTGGTCGCcggcgcagcagcagcagattcTCCTGGCTGCCGGCACCGCCGCCCAGCAGTTCGACTCCAATGCAAATTCCACCTTGGAGTTGTATTCCCCGAACTTCAGCGACGCCACCTACGATCTGGAGCTAAAGGCTAGCGTGGCCAGCCAGTACAA GTTCCAAAAACTCATCTGGAGCCCTGTGGGATCACATCCCAGTGGCCTGATTGTGGGCGGCTGCGAGGCGGGGCAGATCAACATATACTCAGCTGACAAGCTGCTCGCCGGCAAAGAGGAGCCGCTCCTCAAGCGTCAGGATAAGCACACGGGCGCCGTCAGTGGACTGGACTTCAATCCGTTTCAGAACAACCTGCTGGCCTCGTGCGCCTCCGAGTCGGAAATCCTAATATGGGACCTCAACAACCCGGAAACGAGCATGAGCCCCGGCGCCAAGACACAACCGCTGGAGGACGTGAAGAACGTGGCCTGGAACCGGCAGGTGCAGCACATCCTGGCCTCCGTGTTCAGCACGCGCTGCGTGATCTGGGATCTGCGCAAGAGCCAACAGATCATCAAGCTCTCCGACTCACAGTCTCGTGTTCGGTGGCACGCCATCGAGTGGCATCCGGAGGCGGCCACGCAAGTCTGGCTGGCCTCCGAGGACGACCAGGCGCCGGTTGTGCAGCTGTGGGATCTTCGATATGCCACGGCTCCAGCGAAAACGTACCAGATTCACGAGCGTGGAGTACTGGGAATGTCGTGGTGCCTGCAAGACAACGATCTGATGGTTTCGTGTGGCAAGGACAACCGAATCTATTGCTGGAACCCCAACACAAAGATTCCAGAGGGAGAAATTCTCTCTGAGGTAGCGACCACGGCCTCCTGGTATTCTGACGTGCAGTTCTGCCCACGGAATCCTGCTCTGATTGCCAGCGCCAGTTTGGAGGGAGCTGTTTCCATTTACTCCCTGCATGGAGGCACTCACCACCTTGTGCAGACCGCCAACAAGATTGCCGACTCGTTTCCGGGAATGGATCAGTTCGCCCAGGAACCAATTCCGCAGCAGGCAACACAAGTGGTCTACCATGACCTGACCCATGCACCCAAGTGGATGAAGCGACCCTGTGGCGTTGCCTTTGGG TTTGGTGGCAAGCTGGTCAGCTTTGATGGCACCTCGAAGACGGTTAAGGTTCAACAGCTGACCACCGAATCTGCTTTGGTGGAGCGAGCCAATGCTTTGGAGCGCTCTCTTGTCGATGCCAACTACTCGGAATACTGCCGGCAGAGGGCCGACGAGACCGCTGATCAGCACGGACGCTACGTCTGGTACTTCATCAAGGCGAACTTTGAGCTTAACCCTAAGGAGGAAATGCTCAATCTTTTAG GCTACAACAAAGACGACACCGACAGCAAGTTCAGCAAGTTTATCAAGGAAACTGAGGGAAACTCGCAATCGGATGTGGATACGCTCACAACCCGCATCTCGACTCTTACCCAT CAGACGCAAGACAACAAGTTTGATGGAAATTCAATCGAACCACAAAATCACAACGACTTTGTCACACCTCCGAGGCCGCAGTTCAAGGTTCCCAGCGGAGATC ACTCGGATAGCTTGATTGCAGAGGCCATACTAACAGGCAATGTGGAAGCTGCCGTGGAACTCTGCCTGGAGGCGCAACGCATTCCGGAAGCTTTGATCATCGCCTCGACGGCTGGCATTGAGACGCTGACCCGCACTCAATCGCGCTACCTGCTGCAGCAGAAGAACGAGCTGTCGCACGTCATCTCCGCCTTGGTATCCCGTGACTGGCTGGACTTTGTCAACCGATGCACTGTGGACTCGTGGAGGGAGGCCCTGGTGGCCGCCTTGAAACACAGCGAGCGCAAGGTAGTGGACATCTGCGAGCGCCTTGGTGACCGCCTTTTGAGTGAGTGCGCCTCTAGCGTCGAGTTTACGCGCAATGCCATGCTCTGCTACATTTGCGCCGGCAGCATCGACAAGCTGGTGACCGCCTGGTACCAGTTGAAACGTCTGGAGCAACAGAACCCCGGTTACAAGCCCAACACCACGGAGCTACAAGACCTGGCCGAGGTGGTGATGCTAATGTGCAAGTCCCTGGAGCAGCAGGGAATATCCGTGGATCTAGCAGGCCGCTTTGCTGGCTTTTTGACTGAGTACGGCGGTCTTCTGGCCTCCCAGGGGGCTCTGACTGCAGCCTTGCAGTACATAACCACCTTAGGTGGTGGAGCTGCCAATGAGAACGATATTCTGCAGAACCTGCGAGATCGCATCAACAACGCTGTCAATCTGGACTATTCCCAGCCACAGGCAccggttgctgctgctccagTTGGCTACCAGCAACAGCGAGGTCGGGGATCGTTCTCACAGCCGCAGCCTGCGGTTCCGTTGCCCTACGGCCAGCCGTCTAATCAGTTTGGGCAGCCAGGCTGGAATGCGCATGCGCCTGTGCCTCCATTACAGACCGCCTATCCAGGAGCTCAGCAGGCTCAACCGCCGCCGCAGATCTTTAATCCGCAGCCAATTAAGCCTGAGCCTTTGTCCCAACCACCGCGCCCACTCAGCAACGCCAGTTCCACAGGTGGTCCTCCCCCGGCAGGAGGAGCAGCTTCCTCTAGCGGATCGGGACTTTCTGGGCGCTCAAAATACGTACTGGATCCATCTGTGGCAGCTCCTACCAGTTCCTATGGCATGCCCTACAACCCAGTACCTGCCCCCGTTCCATCGGCCGTTCCCTTCAGCGGCGGTGGAGTACCTGGGCCTGCACCCCAACCCGCGAGTGTGCCAACCTATAATAGCAACGCATTCAACACGAATCCAATTGCGTCTGCCCAATCCTATAATCCATCGCCATTTATGGGGACCCAACAGAATCAATTCCTGCCCGGTGTTAATCCAATTGAAACCTTGCCACCACAAGCTGCGCCACCGGTCATCCAGAATGTGCAACGCAATCCCACGCCTCCCCCGGGCTGGAACGATCCTCCTGCACTGAAATCATCGCGTGTG CCCAAGCCAAAGCCAGTGGTTGAACCAAGTGCTGCCATCTTCCATCCCCTATTTCCAGTCGATCccaatcaaaatcaaaacgGCTATGTGGACCCCGCTCAATATCAG AATGCGCCACCGACTGGAAGTGTGCCTAATTCATACTACAATCCGGCTGCCTTTAACAACAatccccagcagcagcagcaatcgTATCTCCAGcctcagcagcagcaactcaACTTGCAGCCTTCGGGCATTCCGAACCAAGGAGGTCCGCAGCAGCAGAACTGGCAGGGACAGCAGCAGACCCTTGGCTACACCGAGCAGCCAGCTCCCATCCAGCAGCAGCGCCAACCGGAACCTCCCAAGGAGAAGCCGCCACTTCCCGAGGAGTATATCTACTTGCAGACGGTGCTGGAGGAGCTGAAGAACCGATGCCTAGGCGCAACGAATGATCCG CGCACAAAACGCAAGTTTGTTGATGTTGTAAAGAGACTGGAAAATCTCTACGACTGCCTACGCGATGGCAAG CTTACTCCCACAACGGTGCAATATCTGAATCAAATAATACAGTACATTCAAATATCAGACTACGCCAATGCTCTGGAAATCCACACCCGGATTGCCTTCGGAACGGACTTTGCGCAGTGTGCGGGCTTTATGCAGGGACTGAAGGTCCTTCTGCAATCCGCGTCCGAGCTGCATTTGGTTCTGCGCTAG